A part of Pieris napi chromosome 9, ilPieNapi1.2, whole genome shotgun sequence genomic DNA contains:
- the LOC125052684 gene encoding androgen-dependent TFPI-regulating protein-like: MNSLHTYCQRRQHVMIETARSNSVLLSVRICLNSAAFVHLVVVALVLLNVDMSTDNDPNVRVYTIVRWLLLTIWFNFVFLTYYPICIYCDWMERNGRWEDERARVLRKIRDVVMTSILLPTTLYCDTLFWRTWNNDRALIAPVGIFAYLPHWTHHSLHTISGVLVILDLIMVPRKRPPSILPGAIVTTIFTSVYTATVAVSYANGIVVYAVLNMFSRFQVWLLILMSYLELYFFYTLQWCLIDIVWGKKTEMKNEAKKF, from the exons ATGAATTCATTACACACATATTGTCAACGAAGGCAACACGTAATGATAGAGACGGCGAGAAGtaatagtgttttattgaGTGTGCGAATATGTCTCAACAGCGCAGCGTTCGTTCATCTCGTGGTCGTTGCATTAGTGCTTTTAAATGTGGATATGTCAACCGATAATGATCCCAATGTGAGAGTGTATACTATTGTTCGTTGGTTATTATTGACTATTTGGTTTAAT tttgTGTTCCTAACTTATTACCCTATATGCATTTATTGTGACTGGATGGAGAGAAATGGGAGGTGGGAAGACGAGAGAGCGCGTGTTTTGAGGAAAATTAGAGATGTCGTTATGACAAGTATCCTTCTGCCTACAACTTTG TACTGTGACACTCTATTCTGGAGAACTTGGAATAATGACCGGGCACTAATAGCGCCTGTGGGGATCTTTGCCTACCTGCCACATTGGACACATCATTCTCTTCATACTATTTCAGGCGTATTGGtgattttagatttaattatgGTGCCTCGAAAACGTCCTCCTAGTATTTTGCCTGGCGCAATCGTTACGACAATTTTTACCTCAGTTTATACTGCTAC GGTCGCAGTGAGTTACGCAAATGGTATAGTAGTTTACGCAGTATTAAACATGTTCAGTAGGTTTCAAGTTTGGCTACTTATACTAATGTCATATCTGGAACTCTACTTCTTCTATACACTACAGTGGTGTTTAATTGACATCGTGTGGGGGAAGAAAACGGAGATGAAAAATGAGGCAAAGAAGTTTTGA